A region of the Kribbella sp. NBC_01245 genome:
GTCGTCGTGGGGCAGGTCCAGCGGATCCCACGGCGATGGCTCCAGCAGCATCGCGCGCCTGACCCAGGCGTCGGTCGCGAAAACCAGATGACGGAGCGTCTCGATGAACGACCACTCGCCGTCAACCCGCTCGTGCAACTGCTCGGGTGCCATCCCGCGGGCCCGGTCGACGGTCTGCCGCCAGAGCCGCTCGAGGATGTCCCACGCCTCGCGATAGCCGTCCGCATCGGCCGGGCGCATCTTGACGCGATCGGGATAGCGGCGGTTGAGCTCGGCCTCCACCAGCGGTACGACGTCGACGCCGTTGATGCGCAGGTTGTCGATGTCGCCGCTCAGGTCCATGTTCACCAGGGCCGCGCCACGGACCACCACCCCGCTCAGGTCGACCAGGTCGAACCGCGCGTTGCTCAGATCGACATCGCGGAACCGCGCATCGGTCAGATAGACGTCCTCGAACACCGAACCCGTCAGGTTCTCCTTGATGAACTCAGCCACCCCAACACCCTGCCCCACTCCCGTCACTACGTCCACAAGGCCGGTCAGTCCCGCCGCCACTGGTCGTACGGGTGCCGTCCGGACCGGAAGCCGCAGGCCGCGGCCATCGCGGCGGCGTCGGCGAAACCGCGCGCGAGGGAGTCGGGGTCATGCGCGTCGCTGGCGAAGGTGATGTGCTGACCACCTTCCTCGTACCACCAGCGGAGGATCTGCCGCGGCATCGGCACTCTCGTGTTCAGCTCCAGGACCTTGCCGCTGCCGGCCAACTCCCGAAGGACGACCCGGTACTCCTCCTCGAAGCCGCCGGGATCGAACGGCATCACGTCGTACGGCCAATAGCGCAGCGGGTAGTCGATATGCGCGAGCACCTCGAACGCGTCGAACAGCTGGACCATCCGGAGGGTCTCGGCCAGGTACTCCCGGATTACCCCAGCAGGTTCCCGCGTGAGGTAGGCGTCCGAGGCTTCGGCTGTACTGCCATCGGTGGCCAGGCTGTGCACCGAACTGAGGACCCGGTCGAACCGGCCCAGGTCGAGCAATTCCGCGGTGACCAACTACCGCCACTCCGCGGGGAGATCCGCATCGGGCGGCAGCGTCCAAGGCGTGAAGTCGGCGTGTTCGGTGAACGCCAGAGCGGGCAGCCCGACCTCGACCGCTCGCGCGCAGGTCGCCGCCATCGAACCGGCGAGCGCATCCCAGGACCACTCGCTGTGGACAGCGTCATCCGCCGGCAGCAGTCCCGTCATAAACGCACGTCCTTCTGAGCTGTCGGTTCACCGGCCGTGGGGCTTCAGGTGGGTTCTGGTCAAAGCCGTTGGCGCAGCAGCGGGATCCAGTGGTCGCCGTACCGCTCGTGGAGTTCGGGGAGCTGCCAGTCCCGCCCGGTCACCGCCCCGCGGCAGAGGTCCGATCCACAAGCACATGACATCTCGAAATCCTCGACGGCCGAGCTGGTGCCGTAATCACTGGTGACCTCCTCATCGGCCGCAATATCGCGCCGAGCCAAGAGTGTGACGGCATCGGTCCACCAAAGGTTCGGATCGCAGCTGTGGTTGCCGTATCCAATCAACGGACGCGGGTGATCCGGCAACACCAGATGTACGTCGTCCCCGACCGTGATGGTGTCGATCGGTCCGGCGGCGCGCGCGAAGATCTCGGCCAGCTCCGCCCCGGACACCAGGCGTCCACCAAGCGTCGCCACCACCGTGCCGGCCGGAATGGCCGCCGTGGCGTACAACCCCTGGCCGGCGATCGGTGACGCCCGAACCTCTAGGTCAGCATGACTCCAACACTCTGTTTCCAAGGTGTCCGTCCGTCCCTCCAGTGCGCAGGCTTTAGCGGTCGGGGAGTTTGTCGCCGAGGGATTCGAGCAGGGTCCGGAGGGTTTCGGCGAGGGCGTCTCGCTCCTCGCGGGAGAGGGCCTCCAGCAGACGGTTCTCGGTGGCGATGTGGTCCGGCAGAGCGTCGTCGATCAAGGTCAGACCGGCCTTGGTCAGCGTGACCTGCACCCCGCGACCGTCGGTCTGACTGGGCGCACGACTAACCAACCCGCGAGCCTCCAACCGGTCGAGCCGCTGGGTGATCGCGCCCGAGGTGACCATCGACGAGCGCATCAGGTCGGCCGGCGTGAGGCTGTGCTCGGCGTTGCTCCGCCGCAGAGTCGCCAGTACGTCGAACGAGGGCCGGTCCAGGCCGTGGTCGGCAAACGTGCGCCCCAGTTCGCCGCCGATCAGCAGGCTGAGCCGCGACAGCCGGCCGATCACCGCCATCGGCGACGCGTCCAGGTCCGGCCGCTGCGTATTCCACTGCTCGAGGATCCGATCCACGTGGTCAGCCATACCTCCAGCGTAGTAGATCGCTTAGTGGTGAGGTAAATCCCTTCCATTTTGCTTAGCGCTGAGCTACTTTAGCTTAGTGCTAAGCAAACGAGTCGCCCTCATCCTGGTCACCGCCATCGCCCCGGCCGTGTGGGGAACCACCTATCTGGTCACCACGGAGTTCCTGCCGCCCGAGCGTCCACTGCTCGCCGCTGTGCTCCGCGCCCTGCCGGCCGGCCTGATCCTCGTCGCCATCACGCGACGGCTGCCGCGAGGAATCTGGTGGTGGCGCGCATTCGTGCTCGGCGCACTCAACATCGGGGCGTTTCTGGCATTGCTGTACGTCGCGGCGTACCGGCTTCCCGGCGGAGTCGCCGCGACCGTCGGCTCGCTGCAGCCGTTGCTGGTCGCGCTACTGGCAGTGGGCCTGCTCGGACAGAAGCTCACGCTGCGAACCACACTCGCCGCTCTCGCCGGAGTGCTTGGCGTCAGCCTCCTCGTATTGCGCGCCAATGCTCGTTTAGATGGCTGGGGAATCGCCGCGGCGCTCGGTGGCGCGGTCGTAATGGCGACGGGCGTCGTGCTCAGCAAGCGTTGGACCTCACCGGCGCCGCTGCTGGCGACGACCGGCTGGCAACTGGTGGCGGGCGGATTGCTGCTGGTGCCGGTCGCGCTCATCGTCGAAGGCGCGCCACCGGCCTCCTTCACCACGGCCAACCTGGCCGGTTACACGTACCTGGCGATCATCGGCTCGGCCATCGCGTACGCCCTGTGGTTCCGCGGGATCCGGGCCCTGTCCCCCACCGACGTCACCTTCCTCGGACTACTCAGCCCGGTGGTCGCGACCGCCCTCGGCTGGATCGCACTCGGCCAGGGTCTGACGTCCGCGCAGATTCTCGGCGGCGTGATCGTGCTCGGCGCACTCGTCACCGCTCAGCTCAAGAAGGCACCAACCCCCGCACCCATCCCCCAGCCGCTGGTTTTAGCCGGAAGGAACTGAAAGATATGCGCATCACAGTGTTCGGAGCGGCCGGCGACGTCGGCAGCCGGGTAGTCGCCGAAGCCGTTGCCAGAGGCCACAAAGTCACCGCCGTCGGACGCAACCCGGCCCGGCTGGCCGATTCGCCCGTCGGCGTCATCGTCCGGCAAGGCGACGCCCGAAACGTCGAGGATGTCGCCTCCTTGAGCGCCGGCCAGGATCTCGTCATCAGCGCCACCCGGCCCGTGCCAGGTAGCGAGCACGAGCTCGCCATCGCGGCAAAAGGCCTGCTCGCGGGAGCCGCCGCGTCCGGCGTACGCCTGCTGGTCGTCGGAGGCGCGAGCAGCCTCTTCATCCCCGACTCACCCGGTACGACGGTCGTCGACGCCCCGGGCTTTCCCGACGACCTCCGCCCGATCGCGTTGGCCTGCAGCGAACAACTCGACGTATTCCGCGCGGATGCGGCCGTCGACTGGACCTACCTCAGCCCGCCCGCCCTCCTCGAACCGGGAGAACGCACTGGCCGATTCCGCCTCGGCCGCGACGAGCTGATCGTCGACACCGCCGGCAACTCGTCCATCTCGATGGAAGACCTGGCCATCGCCCTACTCGACGAGGCCGAACGCCCCCAACACCCCCGAACCCGCTTCACCATCGGCTATTGACCCGCGATGGTTCACCCGACTGGCAACAGGGTTCTGGCTGATCGGTCGTTCGGCAGACACGATTACAGGTTGGTGATGTCTGCTTGCTTGGCGCGGACCGCCTCGGCCGCGTTCAGAAGATCCGCGCGTTCCGAGGGGGTCAGCTCGGTCTCGATGACTCGCTTGACTCCCTCGGCGCCGATCTCAGCCTCGACGCCCAGGTAGACACCGGAGATGCCGTACTCACCGTCGACCCACGCGCAGACGGGCATCACGGCGCCACTGTCCTCGGCGACGGCCTTCGCCATCCGGGCGGCTGCCGCCGATGGCGCGTAGTACGCCGAGCCGGTCTTGAGCAGAGCCACAACCTCGGCACCGCCGTTTCGGGTCCGGACGACCAGTTCGTCGATCTGGCCGGCCGGGAGTAGCTCGGCAAGTGGTGTGCCGCGGACGCTGCAACGCGAGGGCACCGGCACCATCGTGTCGCCGTGCGAGCCGAGCGTCAGCGTCCGCACATCGCCGACCGGAACCGCCAGGGCCTCGGCCACGAAGTTGCTGAACCGGGCGGTGTCGAGCATCCCGGCCTGACCGAGCACCCGATTCGTCGGGAACCCGGTCGCGATCTGAGCCAGCGCGGTCATCTCGTCCAGCGGGTTCGACACCACGATGACCACGGCCGCCGGCGCGAACTTCGCCACGTTCTCCGCGACCTGGCGAACGATCTTGGCGTTCACCCCGAGCAGATCCATCCGGCTCATGCCCGGCTTGCGGGGTAGCCCGGCAGTGATGACGACGACGTCCGAAGCTTCGATCGCCTCGTACCCCTCACCATTCGGCCCGGTGGTGGCGCCTACGACCTTGGTCTCGAACCCCTCGATCGGACGCGATTGGTTGAGGTCGAGAGCCAGGCCCTCGGGCTTACCCGCCACGATGTCGGTAAGTACGACGGTCTCGAAGACGTCGTACTCCGCCAGGCGCTGCGCGGTCGTGGAACCGTAGAAGCCCGCGCCAACGACGGTGACCTTCTTGCCCATGCTCGACTCAACTCCAGAATAGAAACCATTACCGGGCCGCGATCAGCCCGACGGGGAAAGTCCCGCCGATCAGCTTAGATCTCCTCCGCGAGTGGTCAGGTCATGACGCGACCACTCGCGGGGAACTGGGCACGGGTTGGTGCGCCGTCATGACGCGCACGCTTGTCTACTCCGTTGTGAAGATAGGGGTGGAGGCTTGTCCGGTGGGGCGGCCGCTTAGTTCGGCGTCGAGGGTTTCCTGGGCGTCGCGCATGGCGTCGACGTAGACCGGCTGGCCCATTCGCGCGCCGATTTCGTCCACCGGTACGTCCTCGACGTGGCTCACGACCCACCAGATGTTGCCGAACGGATCGCGCACGCGCCCGCCCCGATCACCCCACGCCGCAGTGGCCAGCTCGGTCACGACCCGGGCACCAGCCGCCACGGCCTTGTCGAAAACGGCGTCCGCGTCGTCGACGTACACCCGAAGAAGTGACGGCATCACGGGCCAGTCCTCGCGACGGTCGAACGCCAGCACGACCGTGTCTCCGACCTGGATCTCGGCGTGACCGATGCTGCCGTCTTCCAACGGAACGCGCGAAATTTCCTTGCCACCAAAGGCGTTCGTGATGAAGTCCAGCAGCTTGGCGGTGTCGTCGGTGACGACCCACGGGGCGACGGACGTGTAACCCGCGGGAGCAGCGATGGCAGTCATGGACATTCCTCTCGGTCTGTTTTGGTATCCCCATCCTCTCGACAGAAGCGGCCAGGTTCTGTCCTCTACCAAAGAGGGGTAACGACGGGTCCTCCTTGCACGTGACCGAGGGGCTCGGGCGGATCCAGGCGCGCGGTGGCGACGTACTCGAGACCGAGTGGGGCGATCACGTGACGGACGACGAGTACGACGGCTGAGCGTGTACGTCGTACCCCTTGCGCAAGGGGTACGGCATACGCGCGGTCAGGTGGTGGGGGTGAGGTCGCGAAGGACGTGGGTGTCGAAGACGAGTTGGTCGGAGATCACCCGGCCGTCCCTGACGACTAGGTGGTCGGAGGCGCGGATCGTGCCGAGGGGGCCGAGCTCCATGTCGTACATCACGACCGCGCGCTCCTCGTCGCCGTACGCCGCGATCACGGATACGCCCAGCACGGCTTGAGCGAAACCGCCGATGGCCGTCGCGACCGCGTCCGCGCCGTTGAGCGTCGTACGCGGGCTCTCGAAGACGACGTCCGGGTCGAGCAGACTCGCCAGCTTCGCGGAATCCTTTGTGGCGAAGGCGTCGAGGAATTCCAGCGCCACTCGAACCGCGGCCGGGCGCGTTGAGTCGGCTGCGGCGTAGGAACCGACGAGCTGGCCCGGCGAACGGTCCG
Encoded here:
- a CDS encoding DinB family protein, translated to MAEFIKENLTGSVFEDVYLTDARFRDVDLSNARFDLVDLSGVVVRGAALVNMDLSGDIDNLRINGVDVVPLVEAELNRRYPDRVKMRPADADGYREAWDILERLWRQTVDRARGMAPEQLHERVDGEWSFIETLRHLVFATDAWVRRAMLLEPSPWDPLDLPHDDMTDRPGVPRDRDVRPSLDEVLALREDRMATVRQVIADLTDEQLAGKTEPVLEPGYPDSESFAVRRCLGAILNEEWEHRLYAERDFDVLESRA
- a CDS encoding SET domain-containing protein produces the protein METECWSHADLEVRASPIAGQGLYATAAIPAGTVVATLGGRLVSGAELAEIFARAAGPIDTITVGDDVHLVLPDHPRPLIGYGNHSCDPNLWWTDAVTLLARRDIAADEEVTSDYGTSSAVEDFEMSCACGSDLCRGAVTGRDWQLPELHERYGDHWIPLLRQRL
- a CDS encoding MarR family winged helix-turn-helix transcriptional regulator, translating into MADHVDRILEQWNTQRPDLDASPMAVIGRLSRLSLLIGGELGRTFADHGLDRPSFDVLATLRRSNAEHSLTPADLMRSSMVTSGAITQRLDRLEARGLVSRAPSQTDGRGVQVTLTKAGLTLIDDALPDHIATENRLLEALSREERDALAETLRTLLESLGDKLPDR
- a CDS encoding EamA family transporter, encoding MLSKRVALILVTAIAPAVWGTTYLVTTEFLPPERPLLAAVLRALPAGLILVAITRRLPRGIWWWRAFVLGALNIGAFLALLYVAAYRLPGGVAATVGSLQPLLVALLAVGLLGQKLTLRTTLAALAGVLGVSLLVLRANARLDGWGIAAALGGAVVMATGVVLSKRWTSPAPLLATTGWQLVAGGLLLVPVALIVEGAPPASFTTANLAGYTYLAIIGSAIAYALWFRGIRALSPTDVTFLGLLSPVVATALGWIALGQGLTSAQILGGVIVLGALVTAQLKKAPTPAPIPQPLVLAGRN
- a CDS encoding NAD(P)-dependent oxidoreductase, whose translation is MRITVFGAAGDVGSRVVAEAVARGHKVTAVGRNPARLADSPVGVIVRQGDARNVEDVASLSAGQDLVISATRPVPGSEHELAIAAKGLLAGAAASGVRLLVVGGASSLFIPDSPGTTVVDAPGFPDDLRPIALACSEQLDVFRADAAVDWTYLSPPALLEPGERTGRFRLGRDELIVDTAGNSSISMEDLAIALLDEAERPQHPRTRFTIGY
- a CDS encoding malate dehydrogenase, whose product is MGKKVTVVGAGFYGSTTAQRLAEYDVFETVVLTDIVAGKPEGLALDLNQSRPIEGFETKVVGATTGPNGEGYEAIEASDVVVITAGLPRKPGMSRMDLLGVNAKIVRQVAENVAKFAPAAVVIVVSNPLDEMTALAQIATGFPTNRVLGQAGMLDTARFSNFVAEALAVPVGDVRTLTLGSHGDTMVPVPSRCSVRGTPLAELLPAGQIDELVVRTRNGGAEVVALLKTGSAYYAPSAAAARMAKAVAEDSGAVMPVCAWVDGEYGISGVYLGVEAEIGAEGVKRVIETELTPSERADLLNAAEAVRAKQADITNL
- a CDS encoding VOC family protein, translating into MTAIAAPAGYTSVAPWVVTDDTAKLLDFITNAFGGKEISRVPLEDGSIGHAEIQVGDTVVLAFDRREDWPVMPSLLRVYVDDADAVFDKAVAAGARVVTELATAAWGDRGGRVRDPFGNIWWVVSHVEDVPVDEIGARMGQPVYVDAMRDAQETLDAELSGRPTGQASTPIFTTE
- a CDS encoding nuclear transport factor 2 family protein, translated to MNTAVIRYQTSADQADENQRLIENVFAELAATRPEGLRYQCVRLDDGVTFVHVVSAENDSLPALASFQEFQRQFAHRVAAGPDRSPGQLVGSYAAADSTRPAAVRVALEFLDAFATKDSAKLASLLDPDVVFESPRTTLNGADAVATAIGGFAQAVLGVSVIAAYGDEERAVVMYDMELGPLGTIRASDHLVVRDGRVISDQLVFDTHVLRDLTPTT